Proteins encoded by one window of Macadamia integrifolia cultivar HAES 741 unplaced genomic scaffold, SCU_Mint_v3 scaffold2283, whole genome shotgun sequence:
- the LOC122066182 gene encoding salutaridine reductase-like, producing MAETNTNSTSKRLAVVTGANKGIGLEICRQLASNGVAVVLTARDEKKGVEAVEKLKGSGLSDVVFHQLDVKDPARIASLGHFIKTHFGKLDILVNNAAVSGIKIDDDACEALMTIDASQEVKEAKFRQLARQTYETAQECVQANYYGTKRVTEALLPILQLSDSPRIVNVSSSSGRLQVLVSNLIL from the exons ATGGCAGAGACCAACACAAATTCTACATCAAAGAG ATTAGCAGTTGTTACAGGAGCCAATAAAGGGATTGGATTGGAGATATGTCGCCAATTAGCCTCCAATGGTGTAGCAGTGGTTTTGACAGCCAGAGATGAGAAGAAAGGTGTTGAAGCTGTTGAGAAGCTCAAAGGGTCTGGACTATCTGATGTGGTTTTTCATCAGCTGGATGTGAAGGACCCTGCTAGAATTGCTTCCCTAGGTCATTTCATCAAAACCCATTTTGGAAAGCTTGATATCTTG GTGAACAATGCAGCTGTCTCTGGAATCAAAATAGATGATGATGCTTGTGAAGCCCTAATGACAATAGATGCTTCT CAAGAAGTTAAGGAAGCTAAATTTAGACAACTGGCAAGGCAAACATATGAGACGGCCCAAGAATGTGTACAAGCAAACTACTATGGAACCAAAAGAGTGACTGAAGCACTTCTTCCTATCCTTCAGTTATCTGATTCACCGAGAATTGTAAATGTTTCTTCCTCATCAGGGAGGCTACAGGTACTGGTATCGAACCTGATCTTGTAA